A window of Garra rufa chromosome 6, GarRuf1.0, whole genome shotgun sequence genomic DNA:
AACCCGCTGATGGATCACTGTAACAGAAGCGCTGACGTCTGAATGAACTGATTTAATTGGTCTCGCTGATGATTTTACGACTGAATCGACCGAACTGCATTAATTCACATGGTTGCAGGGGTCAAATCAGGCAGGAACTGACCCTACAAACAACAGAGGCAAGTTTTGCTGATGAATGAACATTAAGCCTGCAGACGCGACCGTCTCATCCGTGATGTTGTTGGGTTTGAGGTTGATGTGTGTTTGCTGTGTGAGATTGTGCAGTGGGTTTGACTCCAAACACAGGAAGTCCATCATCAGTGTTGAGCGCTAACGAGAGATTACTAATGAAACTTGAATAACAGGACGACTGACTAACATCTGATTCACTGCTACATCTGTCAGATGAAGAGCGTTCATCACTGATCTTCTGTCACTCAGTAAAGCTCACTGATTTCACAGAAAGATGATATGAAGGTGTTTCTATAAGAATCTCACAGATTCTCAGTATTGCTGGTGTCAGAGTGGTTCATGTTGTATTTTATGTAACTGATTGAAAGAgaatattgtttattattttttattgcgATAAATATTGTTTTGTGCTTTATTCATGAATGTGTGCTCAAAACATTCACTGATAAATCTGTCATTCTCCTCAGAAACGCTGTCAAGGCCATATAAGTGTATGTCATTAAgctttactgtgtgtgtgtgtgtgtgtgtgtgtgtgtgtgtgtgagagagagagagagagagagagagagagagtgtaaatCAAGGTGGAAACGGTGCTTTTTGTGTCCCATGAGTTACTAATGATAAGATTGACTGGAACAATCACAGAAACTGGACTTCTGCTGAATAATGCTGCCATATTATTTGATAAATTTGACTGTAATTATTTCATTATTGTGTGTCCCCAATGGCAGTAATAGTGCTTCTAGTAATTCAACCGTAAACTTTTCAAAGAGCACCATTTCCTGAGAAAGACCCACAGATTGTTTGTTTGTGAATCCAGTTTGTTCACTTCCTTTGAATCGTTCAGAGTCTTTATCTGATCTCTGCGTTTGCTTTACTCAGACTCTCATATTAACACTGGTCTTGAATAGAGCTCACGGAGGGCCATGTTTAGTGGGTAGCTTACATGTTAGTGAGTAGTTTCATgttcaaaaagtgtttttgtgatttttacatGAAGCTTTAATTCATTTgatggacttttattttgtactCTTAGTGCTCTTTAACCTATTTGAGAttcttttttgactaaatcaTGATGAATGAGTTCCACATGAAAACTAGAAACATTTGGGCTGAAAATCTGTTTATCACATTCTTTCATGAGTGATTTATTTGGAGTATTTGTGGAACACATGGAGATCCTCTCGTTGTTTGCTAACCCTGCTTTTCCTGTAAAGATCTGAATGCATGTTGTCATTTGAAGTGTTATAATGTAGCTAGTGTTTAATATCACGTGTGTTTGCTAACTGCATTCATACATCCACTCATCCATTCTAAACTCCTATAGATTCCAGAGCCGAGCCCAGCGTCAGGAAACACCCTGGATGTTCAGACTGTTGTGGCTTTTAAAAAATGATGTTTGTGCTGTTTTAAATGTTCCGCTTTTGTGAGAGTACGCACTTGACTTTACACTGTGCCGGACAAACTGATCATCAGAACGCACCTCTATCTCTGTCGGAGCGAGTGTGTATGTGGAGcgtctctgtgtctgtctgtgctGACGGTGACTGTGTTCTCTCTGTAGAGTGGGTGTTTGTGAGCGCTGTGGTCTTTGGCAGTATCCTCCTCATTCTGCTGGTGGGCGTTTGCTGGTGTCAGTGTTGTCCTCATTCATGCTGCTGTTACGTGAGATGCTGCTGCTGCCCAGATACCTGCTGCTGCCCACGTCACCGTGAGTCCCCCAAACACGTACCTTTGTGTCCCTGACACACGCCGCCGACGTGACTCTAGTCTCTCTCTTAAACAGTGTATGAAGCAGGAAAGGGAATCAAGACAGCACCGCCCACACCGGTGCCCATGTTCCCACCATACTACATACCTGGGATGCCCACCATGGTGCCCATCGCGCCGCCGTCCCTCATCGACCCGAACCTGTCCACCGCGCCGTCACTGGAGAACAACGGCTCAGGTGAGAGTACTGTGGTAAAACTAGAGTACGCCTGGCGATTACTGAGATTACTGCTGTCCTGCAACCACAACATGATTTACTGGCATGTTATTAAATTGTTTTACATTGTGAGTATTTTTAAGGAACAAATGTTGTTTACATCATGACTGCAAAAATAGTTATCACTCTTGAGAACAAATGTGCCACAGCGTGTCATAAATACATACGGGCCACATTCCTGCTCCTCCGCTCAGTTGGGGTAAATCCACAGGGTTCTATGTTCTCAGATCCAGTCACGAGCTCAAGCCCTTTGTTATGGACCGCACAACAAATCTGTTCACTGTTCAAGGATTATATTGACATATGATTTCATatccaatgaaaaaaatgtattatatctgAGTACAATGGCCTGAATGATCACAACCAATATTCTTACAACACACACGGTGTATCTCCTGTAGTTCGCAGTGGTTTCCATCTGCAGCCGGCGTCAGATCAGAGCTCTCTGAAGGTGCTGCAGTACGTGGAGAAGCAGCTCGCTCAGTTCGACCCGTCACAGACGCTTAGCAGCGGCCGAAACTGTAAGCCACAAACGCCGTTCCAGATGCTTGACCGCTGAACGATCTATTCAACATTCCCACTGCACTGTTCACTGTAGACGACTCGATACGAGATCCACTCAGCATTTCCACCGCATGATCCCTCCACACACTCACTCCGCTCGTCTCCTTCCATCTTCGCTTCTCTATTTTCCTGTGTGAGAGCTGCATGCTTCACTCTTCCTTTTGCCGTTGCTCTGTGGTCTCTAAAGCACCTTGTACTTTTTCATGTTCTTCAGGCTTTTAATGTAGTGCTCTAAATTCTGCTTAGTGTTCCTGATATAAATGCTGTATTCGTGATGACGAGGTTTGTGAGAACGAGAGCAGATCTGCTAAGGTCAAACATTCTAATGCATAGGTCTTCACCACGGCTCCTGGAGACCCACTGTCCTGAAGAGTGTACCTACAACCCTAATGAAACACACCTGCACCAGCAAaccaaggtcttcaggatcacttgAAAAATCACAGGCCAGGTGTGCTGAAGCAGGTCAGAAATGATATCGCGTGGGTCGCCAGGAGCAGAATTGAAGACCTTGGTTCTGCAAAAAGGCTTTGTCCAAACTCtgtccaaccctgttcctggagatctaccatccaaCAAAgctcagctccaaccctgatcaaacacacctaaaccagctcattaatctcttaggtagctgtgactgtgttggagcagggctggaactaaagtctgcaggtaggtagatctccaggaacagggttggacacTCCTGCTCTACGTAATCCGTCAGAGATGTCTGTGCTGATTTCTGTTCATTTGCAGCCTGCAGTATGTCCGAGCTGAGCTCGTTACATGACGCGGAAACGGACTTCCGTCAAACCTATCGACAAGTCCAGAAAAAGGCTCTACCGGCCATTCCTGATCTCGACGACCCCATCGACCTCCGGGCCGCAGATTTATCTCCCGTTCGTGAGGGAAGATGCACACGACAGCCGCAGCGTAGAAATCGTGTGGCGGATGAACACCCCAGGTAACAGACGGATGAGATGTAGTAGAGCACTTGTGTCACTGCGCTATGAGCCGTTTATAGCATTGACTCTTTCCGTTCCAGGTGGAACCCTCGCTCAGAACACCTGCAGAGGAAGGCTTTCCTGGAACGCGGACGGACCGGATCTTTGGACGAGCTCGAGGAGTTTGCGATGGCGTATATGCAGCGAGGACGTCACGGTGACGTCGGAAACAGGGAGGACGACTACGGAGCACGCGAGCGGGAGAGAGAACGAGAGCGAGAACGGGAGCTGGAGCTGGAACGGGATCGTTACCCATTTTATTGTTCCAAACGTTACTCTCCGAAGGCCAGTCCAGCGAGACGTCTACCCAGCCCTCCGCCCTTACCCGGAAAAAGGAGGGACACGTGGGACACTGGTCAAGCCCAACGGGATCCACGAGAGAGGGATCAAAACGGAGATCTCAGCGGCACGGGGAGCAGGCGAGACTACGATGATGCCCTTCTCAACAGTTTACTGGAACGTAAAGCCAAAGCTGTCAAGAGCGGCTCTTCAAAAGGGGGACAGACCGAAGAGGACTCGGACACGCCTTCCAAAAACAGCTCCAAAAAGAGTAGCGAGCGTCTCCACAGCAGGTCTCCCAACAACCGGTCGCCTCGCCACCGGACGGCAGAGGATAATGAATCGTTGCCGCCGTACACAGAGAAGGAACTGGAGCGTTCCCATGGAGCCGAGTCCAGACAACAGTCTTTCAGCTACACGCGCTCCGGTCACGGCTCGACGCCAGGAGCACAGGAGGAGCAGAACCGCCCTCGTAAAGTGGTGAGTTATCTGTAGGACTCTTTGTGACTTTGCTGTTCCATTGAAAGGGGGAATAAAACCCTCACAGCACTGTGGACCCGAGATTGTCTCGCATGTAAATGGATGCGTTGGTGCGGAGAAAGAAAAGCACTGAGCATCCACAGAATGAAGCCACTTCAATCAATGTAGAAGGGCCTTTGAAAAAGGTTTTCAGAGATTTGAAGAATGTAGTCCTGAAACCCCCCAACACAACTGGTAAAAAAACTAGAGTTATTTCAAAAAGAGACCATAAGTCTTTGAAAGATCcagtacactctaaaaagtgctgggttatttttgtaaacacattgctgggttaattgtgctgggtcaaaatgttgggttgtttgaggcactgtaaacacacagttgggttgatcatgctgggtctaatggactataaggggttctttcactatgaacacctgggttgggttattttgacccaaccggtttgtttatttttttcacttcatcgaacattctggattcttcactcgtctcctcgccaggcggtcacgcacctcgcagcaagcaggattataaggtaaattaatatgattatatcattatttacctttatttttaataagttgtgttttagagcacactgatttcactgtttaatgcaatatttgatatgtcgctgtgcggggttggcattttattccgtgaatgacgaacgttgtaacttaagcagcctagccctagcgatgtacttttttgcctcaacaatcgctttattgttatataaagtgtgtgtgtgtgtgtgtgtgtgtgtgtgtgtgtgtgtgtgtgtgtgtgtgtgtgtgtgtgtgtgtgtgtgtgtgtgtgtgtgtgtagtgttatttgtataacttacagtattggcctttattttaacgccttatggaaagagtaggtcagaaatacgggggtaacgttaagttcctttactgtctgcatactgtatggctttgtaatgttttgtcaaaattagataattccatacaaaaatttatcttttaagggcatattttttcaagtaaatgtctgcgacgtgccgaatccaacgatagatccatatgttttatgttgagcattttcgcgcttttttccttgaggtaacttatctgcattagctaaaacgctatgtcccttactttaataatgttaaaccacaatatgactggtatgtactattgtttattacttaaatgtaatgttgtcttagctacagtatgtaaagttagacttaatctctcgtggtgtatgcGGACGTTCACATGTCGtgttttttgcgcactgaagtttGTTATTTCAGATGTAGATGCCTatatacgctcataatggaagctcgtttttccaggcacgggacatggttgcttagcaacggcagacgccatgtgagagcaagctgcgttttggaaagaatgagaaagcgacgcgtcttgcgttttcacgcgtttttaggcgcggcatgtgaacgacattttagtgaatgcctgtgttgcgttacaaactaggagaccagtataaaccttaaacttattgaaccacatttgtttttcagattttatcagatttcacaagactttaggaagctatatccagaggcagactttttgtggctacagttgcagacctaattcttgcgaGTGCTCAGCAAGGGATaaggtgacatgacttaaggtaagctttttcttataatatgtcaatctataaaaaacatatgcaactgtatttgacacacatcaactggtaaatacaatggtacagtaacacttaactagttgcttattagcttgtatattggctgtcaattagtacttatgaagcacaaactgatgccttattctgcatgagcatattctacatccctgaatctgaccccatacctaaacttaacctggagtagttgaatgagggtgggaattaatttgcattatttaaaggaatgaagaaatcttcatatgaaagtgtttcagtttgttgttttgattataaaatatgtctcacagtttgcatattattcctatggtttagatgctaaaggggaaagtgctttcaaagtcctgcccactctggataaaaggtcttcagacccacaaccacggaatcccggaggccattcattgacgtacaacctgtaagttttgttttacgttttctgctctaataagggtgtatatatatatataaacacagtggtggccaaaattattataacattagtattttcaccagctaaaaaaatattttaagtcagtgtttgttatcttttgctgtagtgtgtcagtaagaaatatcagtttacatttccaaacattcattttgcctttaatagtgtatccagtgaggtttttgtttgcacaacagccaatcctccacacagagatctgatctcatcatcatccagtctgtctggaatgacatgaagaaacagaacaaactgagacagactaaatccagaagaactgtgacaacgtctccaagatgcttcaagagacctacctgcaaagctacctgaaaaactatgtgcaagtgcacctactgtagggcaaaagctgctttaaacgcaaaaggatggtcaaaccaaatgttgatttaatttagttaatcaaggttaactgataaagaacatttatttatgacattatttttgacagcatcattttatgacatttttagacaagtgcttaactcttaacagtactgtagctttgcaggcaggtctcttggagcatcttggagacgctgtcacagttcttctggatgatgatgagatcagatcctgtgtggaccactggctgttgtgcaaacaaaaatgtcactggattatcacaattaatggcaaaatgaatggaaatgtaaaccgatatttcctactgacacactacagcaaaagagaaatcactgacttaaagccttatttagctggtgaaaatactagtgttctaataattttgaccacaactgtatgaaaagttgagaagcaaaatgagcatttatttcatgcctctatgtttatgttcataaaatacacttaacttaaaatgttagttatgttgcaagactaaatgccgtataattaacaggtggggaccaacatggtggatttgagccttgggatgagacaacgaCATTTCTAGACcatcgccattgttccaggccatgccattgaagcggacttgttgcctgggaatttctccagcttgcagtatatcatattgatggacataagtcttcatgtgtgaagtttttgagggcaaaaggtttttttcttggccacttgtaacatgttttaaattgtaagaattgtctggtggactctttgtttggctaaGTTTTAATGGCataatgtttggaatgattctaatttggtaataattcatttttgagtgttctgctgctgcaatgttgacataaagaatatgaatatagtgtgccttgtttacagttttgtgtttaaaagaaactgatctactaaaaccgttatttgtgtctgtaagggttggacaaaatgtgtgacagctgcacctatttgaaaactgtattaaaaagaaatatgaaaactcattaaattgacatttacagatgcatttttttgtgttgtgtaactgtattacagaaaaacaataataattttacattcttttgtgatttatatattattattggtaaatataaaggtagcaaggcaattagacaacaaataacccaatatttaggtagtttttaacccagcaacacagttaatctgacccactggttgggtcaaataaacaacccagcattttgggtcaaatgatttaacccagcacttgggtcaaaacaacccaacgcgtgttctgtcccatagttacccagcagctgggttatggttgggttattttttaacccagcactttttagagtgtacacGAGAGAACGCAGAACATAAATCCAGTTTCACCAGACAAGCACTCTATAAGATTTCCTTTTGCCAGGCTTCATCCTTACCATTTATTTCATTCATATCTCTTGTAGACATTTTTTGATGAACAAAGTGCGCAGTTTGATTCCGACCTAGGTCTTTCGATCACGGTTCGATTTGTACCTCGATTTGACAACAGAAAATAACCTGTACACAGGTAACGAGAACATCAATAAATCAAACACACCTCTGCCTGCTTGCTACTTAATTCCTCCCCAAAATGTATTTGGATCACAGTCTAAACACTAACATAACTAACAGTATTGACCGTGGAAACGGTCCCAGAAAGCACGCATTTGAAACTATAAAGGACTCTAGAAAAAGAAATGGAAAAAGGCAAAGATATGACATTGATCAAATGTGTGTAGCAGAAAGCAAACGTTATGAAAGACACTTCAGTATCTGCTGCTGTATTGTTGCAGGGTCAGTGTGAGTTCAGTGCATTGATTACTGCAGAAACAGATTCCAGCCGTCCTTCAGTTTGAAACACACTCAGCACACGTCGCCCACCATGAGATGATGTTTCTGCTTTTACAAAACACAGATGCTGCTGTAGCAGTGAGTTTAACAATCATTTGAAGTCCTCGTCATTAAATTAGACCCAACTGTATAATGTACTGTAGACGCTCACCAGAGCCACCGCAGAAGCTGAAGCGCTCCAACTGTGTGCAGAAATACAGATGGAAATCTTATTGAGTGCAACTTGGAGAATTATTTTTTtaggtttcattttaatttgtgtgTTATTTCAGTATAATGTAACATATATGTCTGGTCCTAATAATTCCAGAATAATCACTGACAGCGCTTCACCTGCTGACTCTCACCGCTAGACAAGACTAACCTACTCAAACCAAGCCGCTCACTCGCTCCTTCTGCTCACTCTTCTGTCCTTTCTTTGAACAGAGCACTCTTCTGAGCAGAGATTCGCTTATAGTTTGATGTCTCAGACACACGGTGAGGACGTCGCCACGCTTGCAAAACCTCCACCGCCGACACGCAGCCGTCCCGCGGAGCTCTAGTCCTGTGGAAAGCAGGTTTGTTTGGTCTGAACAAGAGTTCTGAAATATGATTTACAGCCATGTCTGAATCAATAGAACTTCCCCTAGAATTGACTTTGAGCATGGAGAAAATCCATGAGACTTTTCCTGCCAGTTTGAGTGGATTTGTGTTTGATGAAAACAATGGCCACACAGTGGAACGATGTGGTTTACACTGATGAGCGTCACTGGACGTCGTGTTTGAGGATAGCATGGTTGCCCTCTCAACACCTGGTTTACCGTCTTTTTTAATTCTTATGTATATCATCTTAAAGTGCTTTTATTTtacacttttacacaaaacaagACACTAACTGCACTTGCTAATTAATATTATTGCAGATCTTCTTATACACTCATGCTTTTATCAGTATTATAAAGATACAGACCATTGGATTTTCTGAGTAACAAATGATGATATTGTGTATTTCTTGGGACGACACTGATTGTTCTCCTTGAACATCTCAGTATAACGTGCAGCTGACTGCAGTCCAACACTTCAGTATTAGTACTGAAAACACATCATCGTGTATTGTGTAAGGTCATCTCTGTCTACGGTACTTTAGTTAGTGTCAATAGCCACAGTGTGACGCGTCTGGAGCTCCGCCGGCGGTGACGTCACGCACGATGAGCTCATCCGATGCCCATCCCGGTCCGGTGTCAGTCTCTGGTGCTGGCGATCGGACATCATTAGATGACGTTAGTCTTGCTCTCAGACTGACTTCACCTGCACTGCCTTAACTCTAATTACTCTAGTCTTCTTTTCAAATGGTTTATGTAAGGTAGCTTTATTAAAGTCCCAATACTTGAGAAAATGGttaatataattacaattttgcCCTTGAGGACTGAAAATCATGTTTATGCAACTGTTTACATTTTGTAAGTTTTCACATGAAATATGTATATTAGCTGTATGCAGACTCGTCATGTTCACTACATCAAATGAATTTCAGTAAAAACTTGACAAACTCTAATCCTAGTGGACTCATGGTATAGAGTGTTTTGTTGCGTTTCTGTAGCAGCACATTAATTGTGTTATATATCGCTCTAGCATTATGGGTTGTTGTGTTTGTGTCGCTGTAAATCAGTGTTTGTAAGTGTGAGTCACGAGGATCTTTGTTCATTGTTTAGATAATAGTGACACGCTGAAGCACATCAGTTTTGAGATGGAAaccttgcacacacacacacacacacacacacacacacacacacacacacacgttgggtttacatgttttatggggacattccataggcgtaatggtttttatactgtacaaaccgtactttctatcaccctacacctaaacctagccctcacaggagattgtgcacacttttacttcctcaaaaaaactaattgtgcatgatttataagcctgtttcctcatggggacctgagaaatgtccccacaaggatagtaataccagtagattttgaccttgtggggacatttctcaggtccccatgaggaaacaggcttataaatcatgcacaattagttttttttgatgaagtagaGATCAGTGACTATCCGCACAGAGACACTCTCTCCATCTGCTGGAGACACCAGGAACTTCATCCTCTAGCTGTGCTGAGCTTCACTGATCTCAGGCCTGTGCTGATGAACAGAAAACAAATGAGACTAAAACTATCAGCAATCAGCACTGAAATATCCTTTGTATATCATGTGATATCAACACACTATTAATTCAGTTCACGTGAAAGTCTTTCATTTTCTGTCAGTGTCACCTTAAGATCTGATTCCTCTCGGGCTGATAGGATTCTTAAAATGCATTGTTTGTTTATATGGAATGAGAAGGCACAAAGTACATTTCTTTCTTTCGAAGCCTGTTTTCACGTCGAGTGAAAATCATAATAAAGAGTCAGACAAACTCTTGTAGAACACACAACGCTTTACATCTACTGTCCAATCAAACCTCTCCAGGAGAAAATGGGCTGTGCCTTTAAAACATTTCTCTAGGTGTCTGTCTGAAACGGTTGTTGCCGTGGATCAGTTATTTTTACTGCAACTGGACCTTAATTTTACTGGTTATGATCATTAGTGGTGACATTTCCTTCATAGGGCGCGTGTTACAGTGATGCTGGTGGTTGTGTGTGAGTGATTTTTGTTTGATGTTTGTAAGAAAACACTATGAGGTAAACTTTATAGTATGAGTGTGTTTACATATAGACATTGTTACAAATTGGACGCAGATTTATCATTGTTTTAATGAAGTTTCGGGTTGCTCGTGTTAcctgtgcgcatgcgcactataTGATGTACCTGTGTGGGGTGGAgtactgatgatgatgatgatgacgacgaGAACAGAGGAAACACAAACCGGCCTCTGAGAGAAACACAACTAAAGGAGTTAAGGAGTCTTggataaaaatgcagctttgactGAGCTGCTTTCATTATATTTACACTCGAGCTGGTTTCGGTTCGCGGTTTTCGGAGTTTATCAGATCAACATGAGGCGTCTGATCGTGTCCGCGCTGCTTCTGAGTCTCCTGACCTCAGGTGAGTCTGATCTTCACACAGaacatctctctctcacacagGCACCTGCTCATTTCACTGCGCAAAAGGCCAATAATGCAATGAGATTTTGAAGGTTAATCAATGAAAACAGCTACGAGTATCACCTGTGCGCATCCGTATCGATCACGTGACCAATGATTGTTGACACAAAGAATACAATTCTAAAAATGTACAAACATTGAACGACTGATGGGATATACATGTATAATGTAAATAACACTCCAGAATAAGAAAATGTggaatttataattattaaaacaaacaaacagaatacaAACAGACACATGTAGTGATCATGACTGAAAGTTCAAATGAAAAGCAGGAGATTCAAAGAAATGacgtttttacaaatattttgctGAACGTGTCTCTTTATAAACATGTTGGTCACTGATACTGAATTTTTGTGGAACAGTAAAGAATTTCCTGCTCTTTGTCTCATGAACAGTTTTACCGGTTTGGCAgcctgtgtgtgtttctgtgttaaCTCTCTCTGTATCTGTGTCTTACCcaaacgcacacaaacacactttcGTTTCCGTTCTTTTAGGGATTCTGTCTATCCAGGTCACCCTCTCTGAGTTGGAGAAGCGCACGACTCTGTTTGCTT
This region includes:
- the LOC141337401 gene encoding immunoglobulin-like domain-containing receptor 2 isoform X1, with product MERKTRPKHGRETAMAHRTERFKVLSLFRCWISLMAFTAVSWCEAVQVSVRDERRFAMLFQSVVLPCQYSSVSSQTPVIQWWYKSYCRDRSRDAFRFPDSLAVHGSELGSSVHLDCGDSGRTVRIVASGQGSSITLAEHYKGRDISIINKADLRIGELQWGDSGVYYCKVVISDDLEGQNEAHVELLVLGQTGLADDLLPGFNVEIVPEWVFVSAVVFGSILLILLVGVCWCQCCPHSCCCYVRCCCCPDTCCCPRHLYEAGKGIKTAPPTPVPMFPPYYIPGMPTMVPIAPPSLIDPNLSTAPSLENNGSVRSGFHLQPASDQSSLKVLQYVEKQLAQFDPSQTLSSGRNSCSMSELSSLHDAETDFRQTYRQVQKKALPAIPDLDDPIDLRAADLSPVREGRCTRQPQRRNRVADEHPRWNPRSEHLQRKAFLERGRTGSLDELEEFAMAYMQRGRHGDVGNREDDYGARERERERERERELELERDRYPFYCSKRYSPKASPARRLPSPPPLPGKRRDTWDTGQAQRDPRERDQNGDLSGTGSRRDYDDALLNSLLERKAKAVKSGSSKGGQTEEDSDTPSKNSSKKSSERLHSRSPNNRSPRHRTAEDNESLPPYTEKELERSHGAESRQQSFSYTRSGHGSTPGAQEEQNRPRKVSTLLSRDSLIV
- the LOC141337401 gene encoding immunoglobulin-like domain-containing receptor 2 isoform X3, producing the protein MERKTRPKHGRETAMAHRTERFKVLSLFRCWISLMAFTAVSWCEAVQVSVRDERRFAMLFQSVVLPCQYSSVSSQTPVIQWWYKSYCRDRSRDAFRFPDSLAVHGSELGSSVHLDCGDSGRTVRIVASGQGSSITLAEHYKGRDISIINKADLRIGELQWGDSGVYYCKVVISDDLEGQNEAHVELLVLGQTGLADDLLPGFNVEIVPEWVFVSAVVFGSILLILLVGVCWCQCCPHSCCCYVRCCCCPDTCCCPRHLYEAGKGIKTAPPTPVPMFPPYYIPGMPTMVPIAPPSLIDPNLSTAPSLENNGSACSMSELSSLHDAETDFRQTYRQVQKKALPAIPDLDDPIDLRAADLSPVREGRCTRQPQRRNRVADEHPRWNPRSEHLQRKAFLERGRTGSLDELEEFAMAYMQRGRHGDVGNREDDYGARERERERERERELELERDRYPFYCSKRYSPKASPARRLPSPPPLPGKRRDTWDTGQAQRDPRERDQNGDLSGTGSRRDYDDALLNSLLERKAKAVKSGSSKGGQTEEDSDTPSKNSSKKSSERLHSRSPNNRSPRHRTAEDNESLPPYTEKELERSHGAESRQQSFSYTRSGHGSTPGAQEEQNRPRKVSTLLSRDSLIV
- the LOC141337401 gene encoding immunoglobulin-like domain-containing receptor 2 isoform X2 codes for the protein MERKTRPKHGRETAMAHRTERFKVLSLFRCWISLMAFTAVSWCEAVQVSVRDERRFAMLFQSVVLPCQYSSVSSQTPVIQWWYKSYCRDRSRDAFRFPDSLAVHGSELGSSVHLDCGDSGRTVRIVASGQGSSITLAEHYKGRDISIINKADLRIGELQWGDSGVYYCKVVISDDLEGQNEAHVELLVLEWVFVSAVVFGSILLILLVGVCWCQCCPHSCCCYVRCCCCPDTCCCPRHLYEAGKGIKTAPPTPVPMFPPYYIPGMPTMVPIAPPSLIDPNLSTAPSLENNGSVRSGFHLQPASDQSSLKVLQYVEKQLAQFDPSQTLSSGRNSCSMSELSSLHDAETDFRQTYRQVQKKALPAIPDLDDPIDLRAADLSPVREGRCTRQPQRRNRVADEHPRWNPRSEHLQRKAFLERGRTGSLDELEEFAMAYMQRGRHGDVGNREDDYGARERERERERERELELERDRYPFYCSKRYSPKASPARRLPSPPPLPGKRRDTWDTGQAQRDPRERDQNGDLSGTGSRRDYDDALLNSLLERKAKAVKSGSSKGGQTEEDSDTPSKNSSKKSSERLHSRSPNNRSPRHRTAEDNESLPPYTEKELERSHGAESRQQSFSYTRSGHGSTPGAQEEQNRPRKVSTLLSRDSLIV